The following proteins come from a genomic window of Micromonospora echinofusca:
- a CDS encoding CBS domain-containing protein: MRTWQVGDVMTREVATVGEETPYREIVDALVRRGISGVPVVDGFRRVLGVVSESDLLHKVERAGHPDERRVFEGRRRRAAREKADALVARELMTAPPVTTWAEATISAAARQMDRESVKRLPVLDDLGRLVGIVTRGDLLRVHLRTDAEIREDVVHEVLRRVLAVRDGLVTVRVRDGEVTLDGRLDRRSAVELAGRLAEQVSGVVRVTSTLAYDVDDSALVDLDADRVTPVA; encoded by the coding sequence ATGAGGACGTGGCAGGTGGGCGACGTGATGACGCGGGAGGTCGCGACGGTGGGGGAGGAGACCCCCTACCGGGAGATCGTCGACGCGTTGGTCCGGCGGGGCATCAGCGGTGTGCCCGTGGTGGACGGGTTCCGCCGGGTCCTCGGCGTGGTGTCGGAGTCGGACCTCCTGCACAAGGTCGAGCGGGCCGGCCACCCGGACGAGCGGCGGGTCTTCGAGGGGCGCCGTCGCCGCGCCGCCCGGGAGAAGGCCGACGCGCTGGTGGCGCGTGAGCTGATGACCGCACCGCCGGTGACGACCTGGGCGGAGGCGACGATCTCCGCCGCCGCCCGGCAGATGGACCGGGAGTCGGTGAAGCGGCTGCCCGTGCTCGACGACCTGGGCCGCCTCGTCGGGATCGTCACGCGCGGCGACCTGCTGCGGGTGCACCTGCGCACCGACGCGGAGATCCGCGAGGACGTGGTGCACGAGGTGCTGCGGCGGGTGCTCGCCGTGCGGGACGGCCTGGTCACGGTCCGGGTGCGCGACGGCGAGGTGACGCTCGACGGCCGGCTGGACCGGCGCAGCGCCGTCGAGTTGGCGGGCCGGCTCGCCGAGCAGGTCAGCGGCGTGGTCCGGGTGACCAGCACCCTCGCCTACGACGTCGACGACAGCGCGCTCGTCGACCTCGACGCCGACCGGGTCACCCCGGTGGCCTGA
- a CDS encoding TerC family protein → MDEATFAAPLWAWAAVGVVIAVMLAVDMFSHRDDHVIELREALLWSGVWITAGLTFGLVVWLWRGGEPAGAYFSGYLLEKALSVDNVFVFALLFGYFRVPAAYQHKVLFWGVVGALAFRLAFIFAGAALLERLTWAGVVLGAFLIWTGWRLAVRGEPDVDPDRNVAVRAFRRLVPTEPRYHGGRFTARVDGRRRATLLLVALVAIEATDVIFAIDSVAAILAITTDTFLVWTATAFAVLGLRSLYFCLAGLLRHFGHLRYGLAVLLAFAGVKLILAETPVGKLPVWLTLAVVVLTLSVAIGWSLVGARRERRRRARG, encoded by the coding sequence GTGGACGAGGCGACGTTCGCAGCACCGCTGTGGGCCTGGGCGGCGGTGGGCGTGGTCATCGCCGTCATGCTCGCCGTCGACATGTTCTCCCACCGCGACGACCACGTGATCGAACTGCGTGAGGCGCTGCTGTGGAGCGGCGTCTGGATCACCGCCGGGCTCACGTTCGGGCTGGTGGTCTGGCTGTGGCGCGGCGGCGAGCCGGCCGGAGCGTACTTCTCCGGCTACCTGCTGGAGAAGGCGCTCTCCGTCGACAACGTCTTCGTCTTCGCGCTGCTGTTCGGCTACTTCCGGGTGCCCGCCGCGTACCAGCACAAGGTGCTCTTCTGGGGCGTCGTCGGTGCGCTCGCGTTCCGGCTGGCCTTCATCTTCGCCGGTGCGGCGCTGCTGGAGCGGCTGACCTGGGCCGGCGTCGTGCTCGGCGCCTTCCTGATCTGGACGGGGTGGCGACTGGCGGTACGCGGCGAGCCGGACGTCGACCCCGACCGTAACGTCGCGGTCCGGGCGTTCCGGCGGCTGGTGCCCACCGAGCCCCGCTACCACGGCGGCCGGTTCACCGCCCGGGTCGACGGCCGGCGCAGGGCCACCCTGCTGCTGGTGGCGCTGGTCGCGATCGAGGCCACCGACGTGATCTTCGCGATCGACTCGGTGGCGGCGATCCTCGCCATCACCACCGACACGTTCCTCGTCTGGACGGCGACCGCGTTCGCCGTACTCGGCCTGCGCAGCCTCTACTTCTGCCTGGCCGGCCTGCTGCGGCACTTCGGCCACCTGCGGTACGGGCTGGCCGTGCTGCTGGCCTTCGCCGGGGTGAAGCTGATCCTGGCCGAGACGCCGGTGGGGAAGCTGCCGGTCTGGCTGACCCTCGCGGTGGTGGTGCTGACGCTGTCGGTCGCGATCGGGTGGAGCCTCGTCGGCGCCCGTCGGGAACGGCGCCGGCGGGCGCGCGGGTGA
- a CDS encoding helical backbone metal receptor, whose translation MRVVSLVPSLTEAVALTLPGLLVGATDWCTHPAGLEVTRVGGSKYPDLDRVLALRPDLVLLNVEENRREDADALSAAGVPVRVTYPRTVDEALTELADLLRDLGAPAEPEWLALARRAWADLPAARPARRAVVPVWRRPWVVLGADTFAGDVLRRLGVMNVYADHVERYPRPALDKLRARAPELVVLPDEPYLFTADDGPEAFPGTPCALVSGRHLTWYGPSLAEAPAVLAAQLAAPVVHPG comes from the coding sequence GTGCGCGTCGTGTCGTTGGTGCCGTCGCTTACCGAGGCCGTCGCCCTGACCCTGCCGGGTCTGCTGGTCGGCGCCACCGACTGGTGCACCCACCCCGCCGGGCTGGAGGTGACGCGGGTCGGCGGGAGCAAGTACCCCGATCTCGACCGGGTGCTCGCGCTGCGCCCCGACCTGGTCCTGCTCAACGTCGAGGAGAACCGCCGCGAGGACGCCGACGCGCTGAGCGCCGCCGGCGTGCCGGTGCGGGTGACCTACCCGCGTACCGTCGACGAGGCGCTCACCGAGCTGGCCGACCTGCTGCGCGACCTGGGCGCCCCCGCCGAGCCGGAGTGGCTCGCCCTGGCCCGCCGGGCGTGGGCCGACCTGCCTGCGGCCCGGCCGGCCCGCCGGGCGGTCGTGCCGGTATGGCGGCGGCCGTGGGTGGTGCTGGGCGCCGACACCTTCGCCGGCGACGTGCTGCGCCGGCTCGGCGTGATGAACGTGTACGCCGACCACGTCGAGCGCTACCCCCGCCCGGCCCTCGACAAGCTGCGCGCCCGCGCGCCGGAGCTGGTCGTGCTGCCCGACGAGCCGTACCTCTTCACCGCCGACGACGGGCCGGAGGCGTTTCCCGGCACCCCCTGCGCCCTGGTCTCCGGTAGGCACCTGACCTGGTACGGCCCGTCGCTCGCCGAGGCGCCCGCCGTACTCGCCGCGCAGCTCGCCGCCCCGGTCGTGCACCCGGGCTGA
- a CDS encoding phytanoyl-CoA dioxygenase family protein produces the protein MRPHATPPAPPAAPAEEEVPLVALGELYRDGITACRGAFAVDWVDRVGEDVEAAFREARSRPDGAVGRGPQRWYVEIHPEQLRGFVDLVTHPWVVSVCRAVLGPDYQIVELGFDIPFPGAVMQPWHRDFPMPEDTRRQRRLTSLAFNLTTVDTVEEMGPFEIAPGTQWDDGRDFDHQMFPPRERYPRYEQGAVRKYPQRGDISARSALTVHRGTPNVSTLSRPVLVLGVDAPGAGNAEHHDMAVTREYWAGLPEQVRAHLPCPVVDVLTPIRQKHTIEGLVMGAQ, from the coding sequence ATGAGGCCCCACGCCACCCCGCCCGCGCCGCCCGCCGCCCCCGCCGAGGAGGAGGTGCCGCTGGTGGCGCTCGGCGAGCTCTACCGTGACGGCATCACCGCCTGCCGGGGCGCCTTCGCGGTGGACTGGGTGGACCGCGTCGGCGAGGACGTCGAGGCCGCCTTCCGGGAGGCCCGTTCCCGCCCCGACGGCGCGGTCGGTCGCGGCCCGCAGCGGTGGTACGTGGAGATCCACCCCGAGCAGCTGCGCGGCTTCGTCGACCTGGTGACCCACCCGTGGGTGGTCTCGGTGTGCCGGGCCGTGCTCGGTCCCGACTACCAGATCGTCGAGCTCGGTTTCGACATCCCGTTCCCCGGCGCGGTCATGCAGCCGTGGCACCGGGACTTCCCGATGCCGGAGGACACCCGCCGGCAGCGGCGGCTGACGTCGCTGGCCTTCAACCTCACCACGGTGGACACGGTGGAGGAGATGGGGCCGTTCGAGATCGCCCCGGGCACCCAGTGGGACGACGGGCGGGACTTCGACCACCAGATGTTCCCGCCGAGGGAGCGCTACCCCCGCTACGAGCAAGGGGCGGTCCGCAAGTACCCGCAGCGCGGCGACATCTCCGCCCGGTCCGCGCTGACCGTGCACCGCGGCACGCCGAACGTGTCCACCCTGTCGCGACCGGTGCTGGTGCTCGGCGTCGACGCGCCGGGAGCCGGCAACGCCGAGCACCACGACATGGCGGTCACCCGGGAGTACTGGGCGGGCCTGCCCGAGCAGGTGCGCGCGCACCTGCCCTGCCCGGTGGTCGACGTCCTGACACCGATCCGGCAGAAGCACACCATCGAGGGCCTGGTGATGGGCGCGCAGTAG
- a CDS encoding MFS transporter has translation MRTAKTSIPLPPPNSSWPVARGLIPAPGPRRVLAIATFVNMLGSGLFMASAVLFFTRSVGLPLTQVALGLGAAALVGTVAGIPTGHLADRRGPREIYLLTLVIRAVTTAALAFVHTFWLFVVLVCLTQLAHSAGGASRGPLVRGFGGTNPASYRAYLRSVANLAGCGGALAAGVAVQLDTRAAYLALIAGNAISFVACAAIITRLPSLPPIPAPQMTGRWIALRDKPYMAVTVLDAIMGIQGQVLVFALPVWIISQTNAPRWFVGMAVLVNTALVAALQVRASRGIDTSPAAGRAMRRSGLAFLIGMALIAATSNMPGWLAVTVMTLGVAAHTVGELWHAAGSLELQFRLAPAHAQGQYTGISGLGTGLGNVAAPSILGLLCIAWGAPGWLLMGGIFVAVGLAAPAVVRWSARTRPDPAEAV, from the coding sequence TTGCGGACAGCGAAAACGTCGATTCCCCTCCCGCCCCCGAACAGTTCGTGGCCTGTTGCCCGAGGACTCATCCCCGCTCCCGGCCCTCGGCGCGTTCTGGCCATCGCGACCTTCGTCAACATGCTCGGAAGCGGCCTCTTCATGGCCAGCGCTGTGCTCTTCTTCACCCGCTCCGTCGGGCTCCCCCTTACGCAGGTCGCCCTGGGCCTGGGCGCCGCCGCACTCGTCGGGACGGTCGCCGGGATCCCGACGGGGCATCTCGCCGATCGGCGCGGCCCACGCGAGATCTATCTGCTGACTCTGGTCATCCGGGCCGTCACCACGGCCGCCCTGGCCTTCGTCCACACGTTCTGGCTGTTCGTCGTCCTGGTCTGCCTGACCCAGCTCGCTCACTCAGCCGGCGGGGCGTCTCGCGGCCCGCTGGTGCGCGGCTTCGGCGGCACAAACCCGGCCTCGTACCGTGCCTATCTTCGTTCGGTTGCCAACCTCGCCGGATGCGGCGGTGCCCTCGCCGCCGGCGTCGCAGTGCAACTGGACACCCGCGCCGCCTACCTGGCCCTGATCGCCGGCAACGCGATCAGTTTCGTGGCATGCGCCGCCATCATCACCCGACTGCCCTCGCTACCGCCGATCCCGGCACCCCAGATGACCGGGCGCTGGATCGCACTGAGGGACAAGCCCTACATGGCAGTCACCGTGCTCGACGCCATCATGGGAATTCAGGGCCAGGTACTGGTCTTCGCACTGCCGGTGTGGATCATCTCGCAGACCAACGCCCCGCGCTGGTTTGTCGGGATGGCCGTGCTGGTCAACACCGCCCTCGTCGCGGCGCTCCAGGTCAGAGCCAGCCGGGGGATCGACACCAGTCCAGCGGCGGGCCGGGCCATGCGTCGCTCCGGGTTGGCGTTCCTGATCGGGATGGCCCTGATCGCCGCCACGTCGAACATGCCCGGATGGCTCGCCGTCACGGTGATGACGCTGGGAGTCGCCGCGCACACCGTCGGCGAGCTCTGGCACGCGGCGGGCTCGCTCGAGCTGCAATTCCGGCTCGCGCCTGCACACGCACAGGGGCAATACACGGGAATCTCCGGGCTCGGCACGGGCCTTGGCAACGTCGCCGCCCCTTCCATCCTGGGTCTGCTCTGCATCGCCTGGGGCGCCCCCGGCTGGCTGCTGATGGGCGGCATCTTCGTCGCGGTCGGGCTCGCCGCACCGGCGGTCGTCCGGTGGAGCGCGCGAACCCGTCCAGACCCAGCAGAGGCCGTCTAG